From the Tenacibaculum dicentrarchi genome, the window CAAACAGGTAAACGATTTGGCGGTTAGAGCTCGTGGAAATAAGTTAAAACCAGACGATATTCAGGGCGGAACTTACACGGTTACAAACGTAGGAAGTTTTGGAAGCATTACCGGAACACCAATTATTAATCAGCCACAAGTAGCAATTTTAGCCTTAGGAGCGATTGTTAAAAAACCTGCAGTTATTGAAACTCCAGAAGGCGATTTTATCGGGATTCGTCAAAAAATGATTGTATGTCATTCGTACGATCACCGAGTTGTAAATGGTGCTTTAGGAGGAATGTTTATTAAAACACTAAAAGAAATTTTAGAATCTTGGGATGTAAATCAAGATTTTTAGAAATAACTTATCAACCTAAATATAATGTAGAGACGCGATTTATCGCGTCTTTATTTTTTTAAGAGCCTGTTTAAATTTTAAAGAAAGTGTTCTTTAAAATAGATAAATGTCATGCTGAATTTATTGTAGCATCACATCAACAGGAAAGCTACGGTAAATCAGGATGCGAACCTGAAATAAATTCAGGTTGACGGATGCAGTTTCTTATTTTTCTGTTATAATTTTTTTTAGATGAAATTTAAACAGGATAATCTATTTATTTTTTTGATAAATAGCAAATAGAGCCGATTTTAAATCAGGGTATTTAAACGCATATTTTTTAGCTGTTTTTTTAGCAGAAACTCGGCTTCCTTTTAATAAAATACACGCCATTTCGCCTAAAATAAATTTCAATACAAAAGCAGGAGCATTTAAAAATAACATCGGTTTTTTTATAGTTTTACCAAGTGTTTTTGTAAAACTTTTATTGGTTTGATGTTCGGGAGCTACGGCATTATAAATACCTGTAAACTCATTTTTTTGTGTCGCTTTTACATATAAATTACATAAGTCATCTATATGAATCCATGGCATATATTGCGTGCCATTTCCTAAAGATGCTAAAAATAAAGGGGTATTTATTTTTGATAAAGCGCCACCAAATTTACTAAGTACTACGCCAGTTCTTAAAATAGTTACAGGAATATTTAATGTATTAAATTGATTTGCCGATTTTTCCCATTCAACACAAACTTTTGATATAAAATCGTTTTGAGGAGCATCAGTTTCTGTAAAAACTTGCCCTGAAGTAACAGCGCCATAATAGCCAATTCCTGAAGCTGAAATAAAACCTTTTAGCGGAATATTTAATTCTTTAACGCTATTAAAAAGTAAATTAGCAGACGCTACTCGGCTGTTTATTATTATTTCTTTTCGTTGGATTGTCCAGCGTTTATCGGCAATTCCTGCACCTGCCAAATGAATAATATGTGTAACGTTTTCAAAAGCTTTTTTATCGATATATTTTTTTGAAATATCCCATTTAAATTCATTTTCTTTTTTAGGGTTTCGGCTAAGTATTGCCACATCAATATTAAGTTCTTTAAAAACCTGTTGCAGTTGTTTGCCCACCAAACCTGTGCCTCCTGTAATTAATACTTTTGTCATACTGTTCTTTGTTTTTTAGTTTTATGAAACTTAAATAACGAATATAATCAACTTTTTTTTATTTTAAATACTAGCAGAAATTTCTAGCCCCGATTGTAGCAATTGTTTGAGCTCCTTTTTATTTTTTCTTTTAAAAAAATAAAAAGAGCGAGTGCGGAAAGCGGGAAATAGCTCCAAAAAAAACCTCTTCATAATATAGATGAAGAGGTTTAGATTTTGAATAAAAAAGGAGGTAATTATGCTTTTATTTAGTCACAATAATCCATTTGTTAATTTTATTTTCAAGTAGCGCCAACGGAATACAACCCGTTTCTAAAACTTGATTATGAAACTCACGAATATCAAATTTAGCGCCTAATTCTTGCTTTGCTTTGGCTCTTAATTCTCTGATTTTTAACTGCCCAATTTTATACGATAACGCTTGCCCTGGGTTTGCCATATAGCGCTCAATTTCTGAAATAATACTCGCTTCGCCTTCGGCTTCGTTATCTAATGAATATTGAATTGCTTTTTCACGACTCCAGCCTTTGGTGTGCATTCCGGTATCGACAACCAAGCGAATTGCTCGGTGCATTTCCATGCCTAACATCCCAAAATATTGATAAGGATCGGTATATAAACCAAGCTCTTTTCCTAGGTTTTCGGTGTATAAAGCCCAGCCTTCACCGTAGGCGCTGTACCATAAGGTTTTTCTGAACTCGGGCAAATCTTGGTTTTCTTGGGTCAATGAAATTTGATAATGATGCCCAGGAATTGCTTCGTGTAAAAATAAAGCTTCGTCTGAAAATACGTTGTATTTTGTAGCGTCAGGAATTGGTGTGTAAAAAACGCCAGGACGTGTTCCGTCTAAAGAGCCTGCGTTATATTCGGCACTTGCTGATGCTTCTCTGAATTTTTCGGTTTGTTTTACAACAAATGGTGTTTTAGGTTTGTTACCAAATAATTTTTTTAATTGCGGTTTCATTTTGGCATGAATGGCATTAAAATTATCGATAATTTGTTTTGGCGTTGTGTAGGGCATTAATTTTTTATTGCTACGAACGTCGTCAAAAAATTCTTTTAAACTTCCTTTAAAACCTACTTGCTCTTTTATTTTTTCCATTTCAGATAAAATACGGGCAACTTCACTTAAACCTAATTGATGAATTTGATCGGCGGTCATTTGTGTGGTCGTATAATTTTTTATGGCGTGGGCATAATAGGCTTTTCCGTTAGGAATAGCATCAATTCCGCTTGTTTTTCTACCTGCTTTTAAATAATCGGTTTGTAAAAATGTGTGCATTAATTTGAAGGAAGGAATTAATTTTGCCTCCAACATATTTGTGTACGATTTGGTTAGTTTTTTTTTATCATCATCTGAAAAATCCGAAGGAAAATTGCTTATAGGCGTATAAAATAAATGCTCGGTTGTTGTTGCTTGAGCTAATGTTTTAAACTGCGGAATTACTTTTTTAATTAAAGATGCTGGCAATACATAACCCTCTTTAATTCCTTGCTGCATGTTTTTAATAGCCGTTTCTAGCCAGTTGTAATAACCGTCTAATCTGCCTAACCAATTTTGATAATCTTTAACGGTTTTAAAAGGCTGTGCACCGCTACCACTACCAAAAGTTCCCATGGTTAAGTTAATAGTCCACATTTGGTTTATGGGCATTAAGGCATCGTTTTTAAAGCTGTTTTGTGCTAGTGCCATATCACAATCCCAGGCTAAAACAGCCTTACTCATTTGCTCACTTTCCGATAAATCAGTATCTTTAAACTTGGTTAATTTTGTTTTAAAATCGGTATAAAAAGCCGTGTTTTTTTGTTGATATGCTTCCGACAAAGTATTTGGAAATTGGTCATTAAAACGATTATCGCCTGCATTTGTAGCGTTAATTGGGTTTAATTTTAACTTCCCTTCGTTATATTGGTTTAATAATGTGTTAAACGCGGTGTTTTTTACATTTGTTATTTTTTGCTGATTTACTGCTTGAGTATTTGTTTGTTTTTCTTCTTTACAAGAAGTTAGAAATGTAGCGGCGGCTACTACGGATAAAAATATTTTTTTCATAAGTATTGGTTATTTAAGCTGTTTTTTTAGGATTGTTTTTAGTCGTTTTATTTTCATATAATTCGGCACCCCAAAGTTGAATGTCTTTTTCGTGCAAATTAGCATGATGAAATAACTGATTAAACTCTTTTTTAATTTCTTTGATAGCGCTAGAATCTTTGGTTCGAACACTTGTTTCGTAGTTGTTTTTTAAACCACTAACAGTAAAATTTAACGAACCTACATAGGCTATTTTATCATCAATTATATAAATTTTACTATGGATGAAAGAATCGCTTAATTTTGATTTATAAGGTGATATATACACTTTAAAAGGGAACAGTTGTGAGTAGCGATACGTGTTTTTTAGCGTAATTTTTTTGCTAAAAGATCTGTAAACAAAACAGAGTATTATTACGGGAATAAAACCAATTGAAATTAGGGGATTTTCGGTTTCATAAAAGGCAAAGAGCATGGTCATTAGTACCCCAATAATACTGAATATTATTATTTGAGAAATTGCCTGCCATCTTTTGGCTGAAAGCCCTTTTTTCTTTTTGTTTTGAACAATTAATTTACGGATATTTTTATCGGAATCATTTTTAAAGTCTTCAATATTATCGGAGGTAATTAATTCAATATTTAGTTTTTTAGCTTTTAATTTGATGAGCTCTTTTACTAAAGAAGCAGATAAATAAGGGGAAACAATTTTTATAGATTTTTTGGCGTTTTGAATATCACTAATTAAGTGTTTTCCTGCGGCTTTACCTATATAAATATCACATTTGGCATTGTTAATAAACATTTTGAATTCGTTGTTGTAATTAGTACTTATTTTAAATAAGTAACAGTATTATTTAAAATTTAGGGGGTAATCGAGAATGTATAATTTATCCGATTCGTGTGCCGTTTTTAATGTTTTTATCAGCAGAAATAAGCGTTACTTCTTTGTTGTCGCCAATAGCACCTAGCACTAAACATTGGCTCATAATATTGGCTATTTGTTTTTCAGGAAAGTTGGTAACCGCTACAATTTGATTTCCTATTAATTCTTCTGGCGTATATAATTTGGTTATTTGTGCCGATGTTTTTTTGATACCAAATTCACCAAAATCAATGTGCATTTTATATGCGGGTTTTTTTACTTCTTTAAATATATCAGCAGAAATAATAGTACCAATACGCATTTCTACTTTGGTAAAATCATCCCAAGTTAATGATGTGTTTTTTTGCATTTATATTTTTTTAGTGGTTTTCTATAGATATTTTTTTTGGATAAAAAGAATTATTTTTGTGTAAAGCGTAGTTTGTTTTTTATCGTTGTAAGTTTAGGGCTTAATTTCCTAAATAAATTAAAACTAACAATTAATTTTATAGCGTGTTAGTAAATCGTATTTTATTGATACTTGTTTAGTAGCCCAAAATCAAAAGGTGTCCATAAACAAGATTTTAATCCAGTTTCTTTAAATCCAATATTTACCCAACTGTTACAGGTTTTAAAACAGGAATAACTTCCTTTTGATCTATAAAAATTATCTCTTGATGAATACCCTTTGTTTTCAAGAATCATTTTCATACCGTTTTCATTAATTTCAAATGTATTGAGTAAATAACTGTTTAATTTTTGTAATTCAGAGTGATTTACTTTTATTTCAATCCAATCTGAACGTTTCTGTTTATAGCGAGTTACGTGCATTAATGTTGAACTTTTCAAAAATAATGCTCTAAAAGCATTGCTAAAAGTTAAATCGCTCAAAGTTGGTGTGTTGATATAAAAATTTCCATCTCCCCAGCCAAAAGATAAATATTTTTCACTTTTTTCGTGTTTTATTCCTGATAATACTAAGCTATCAATATTTTCTATTGGAATTACAATATCTAAATGAACTCCATTTGTATTTAAATAAATCAGTTTTTCAGCACTTTCATTATTCAGAATTCTGTTAACTGTTATTGAAGATAGAATTAAAGAAATAATTATATATGTTATTGGAATTAATAAAAAAGATAAAATCCATTTAATTATTTTCTTCCCTAGTTTCATATAGTTTGATTCATCTGTTAGCTAACAATTATATAAAGTAAAAACGAAATAAGAGCGTAAAATTACATATAAATACAAAGCAAAATACACGGAAGTTAAAAAAGTATCATATTTAAGGTAATAAAAAACGATGTTAGAAAATTTATCAGATTCATTCAATGAATAACTTCATTAAAATAGGTTTTATTTTTTAACGTAAATTTCACTAAAATTCCAATTCATTATTTTTAATAATGATAGCTATCTTTTACTTATCTTTAGCGTTTATTAATAGTCATTTTTGTATGAAATTATATCAAGAAAACCAATTAAAAGTATATAACTCTTTATCAAAAAGTAAAGAGCTTTTTAAAACTGTAAACGACGGATATGTAGGTATGTATGTGTGTGGACCTACGGTTTATAGCAACGCCCATTTAGGAAATGTACGAACGTTTATGTTTTTCGATGTGGTGTATCGTTATTTATTGCATTTGGGATATAAAGTGCGTTATGTACGTAATATTACCGATGCAGGGCATTTAGAAAATGATGCCGATGAGGGTGAAGATAGAATTTCTAAAAAAGCACGTTTAGAAGAAATTGAACCGATGGAAGTGGTTCAAAAGTACACCGTTGATTTTCATGATGTTTTAAAAAACTACAATTTTTTACCACCGAGTATTGAGCCAACGGCAACTGGGCATATTGTAGAGCAAATTGAAATGATTAAGGAAATTATCGAAAAAGGTTTTGCTTATGAAATAAATGGTTCGGTGTATTTTGATGTGTTAAAATATAATGAAACTGGTAATTACGGAATCCTTTCAGGACGAAATATTGAAGATGCCATTCATAATACCCGTGTTTTAGATGGGCAGTCTGATAAAAAAAATCCACAAGATTTTGCACTTTGGAAAAAAGCCGATGAGCGCCATATAATGCGTTGGCCTTCGCCTTGGAGTGATGGTTTTCCAGGTTGGCATTTAGAGTGTTCTGTGATGAGTACCAAGTATTTAGGTGAGAAATTTGATATTCACGGTGGTGGAATGGACTTAAAATTCCCACATCATGAATGTGAAATAGCACAATCGCAAACTTGTAGCGGTGTTACGCCTGTAAATTATTGGATGCACACCAATATGTTGTTGTTAAATAGCCAGAAAATGGCAAAATCAACAGGTAATTTTATTTTACCTAACGAAATTTTAACAGGAGAAAATGACGTTTTACCAAAGGCATTTTCGGCAAGTGTGGTTCGTTTTTTTAATATGCAAGCCAATTACAGAAGTATCCTAGATTTTTCAGGTGAAGCCTTAGAAGCATCAGAAAAAGGACATTCAAAATTAATGGAAGCGGTAAACTTCTTAGAAAAAATTGAAGCAGGAAGTTCTTCTACTTTTGATGTTCAGAAATGGAAAAAAGACTGTTATAACGCCATGAATGACGATTTTAATACGCCTGTATTAATTTCTCATTTATTCGAAGCGGTAAAAACAATCAATCAAATAAAAGAAAATAATGCTAGTTTAACCCAGGCTGATTTATTAGAATTTACAACCACTCTAAACGCTTTTGTTTTTGATGTTTTAGGATTGATGAATCAAGTAACACAAGGAGCTTCTTCGGATAAAGTAAACGGCGTTGTCGAATTGTTAATTAAGCTACGAAAAGAAGCACGTGAAAACAAAGATTGGGCATTATCTGACCAAATTCGTGATGAATTATTAGCCTTAGGTGTTCAGCTAAAAGATGGAAAAGACGGAACAAGTTTTTCAATCAATTAATTAATTAATAGTTGAAAAAAATTTTAACATATCCGTTTATACTTTTGGTGCGGTTTTATCAAACAGCAATTTCACCATTTACACCGGCTAGTTGCCGATATTCGCCAACCTGTTCGGGTTACACCATTGAAGCCTTGCAAAAACACGGCGTATTTTATGGCGGTTACTTGGCTTTGAAAAGAATTTTTAGCTGTCATCCGTGGGGAGGAAGCGGGTATGACCCTGTGCCAGAAAAGTCTGTGTCAAAAAAAGAAAATAAATAATAGTCGTTTTAATTTAATGACATAAAATAAAATAATACATGAATTTTTTATCCATCGTATGGGATTTAGATCCTGAAATTATAAAAATAGGTAGCTTCGGTATTCGTTGGTATAGCTTAATGTTTGTAGCTGTATTTGTATTAGGGCTTCATTTAATGAAGAAAATTTTTATAAATGATAATATTGCTGTCGAAAAATTAGACCCATTATTTATGTACGTTTTTGTTTCGATGTTGGTCGGAATGCGTTTGGGAGATGTGTTTTTTTATAGCTGGGATTATTATCAACATCATTTATTAGAGATATTTTTACCGATGAAAGAGCAAGAAGGCGCTTCTACATTATTTGGCTTGATAAAAGGCTGGAGATTTACAGGTTTCACAGGTTTTGCAAGTCATGGCGCGGCCATTGGTATTCCGATAGCTTTGTATTTTTATGCTAAAAAACATTTGCAAAAATCTTGGTTATTTATTTTAGATAGATTAGGAATTATTGTTGCTTTGGCAGGTTTTTTCATTCGATTAGGGAACTTTTTTAATTCGGAAATTTACGGAAAACCAACAGGAAGCACTTTCGGCGTTATTTTTAAAAGAGCAGGTGAAACTGTGGCGTGTCATCCAACGCAATTATATGAAGCGTTTAGTTATTTAGCCTTGTTTTTTGCTTTGTGGCATTTTTATTGGAAAACAGATAAAAAGAAGCAAGAAGGATTTTTATTCGGATTGTTTATGGTTGTTTTATGGTCGCTACGTTTCTTTATCGAATTTTTGAAAAAAGCACAAGTTGATAGCCGAGAAGATTGGGTTTTAAACTCTTTAAACACAGGGCAAGTATTAAGTATTCCACTTGTTTTAATAGGTGTTTGGCTGATGTTTAGAAAATCGAAATAATCAAAAATAAACTTAATTTATAAAAAAACCTTCAATTTAATTGGAGGTTTTTTTGTTTTTGTCAATTCGAGTGATTTTAATAACTAAAAGGAATTAAAATTGTATCGATAATTATTTTATTATTTTGATACTCAAAAGTTCTCGATACAATTTTTTTGAAGGAAAAAAATCACTCGAACTGACAGTTTTTTAACTTTAAGAAGTAATTCTTTTTAATTCAGAAATTAAAGCGATTTTATTTTGTTCATCCGAAGAAGAATGTCCTGCATTTTCAATATTTAATTTCGAATTATTTAACGCATCGTGCAATCTGAAAGCTTGAACTGGCGTACAAATAAAATCGTAGCGTCCGTGAACAATTGCCGTTTTAATATCTTTTATTTTATCAATATTATTCATGATAAAATCTTCCGAAATAAAACAATTATTTTTGATATAATGCGCTTCTAAAATCGCCATTGATTTGTACGAAAATGTTTTTAAAACTTCTTCGGTATCGGTAATTTTATTGATAGTGTAAAATGACATTTCGTAATATGCCCATTCATAGGCATATTTATTGCTGATTTCTTCATCATCGCAGGTCATCATTTTTAAATAATAATCCACAGGGTTTTCGCCTTTAGGAACTAATTTATTAAAACGATTCCAAACATCAGGAAAAAACTCTTTAATTCCACCGCCAATATAATGGTCAAAAGCATATGTATTTGCCAACCAAATTCCTCGAATAATCAATCCTAAAACGCGCTCTGGATGATGAATTGCATAGACAAGCGAAAGTGTGCTTCCCCAAGAACCGCCAAAAACATAGACTTTATCAAAATTTACATAATCTAATAAAGCATTAATATCTTGTAAAAGAAGTTGTGTTGTATTGTTTTCGATGCTTCCAAAAGGCTTACTTTTTGAAGTTCCTCGTTGGTCGAAAAAAAGTACATTATAGCGTTCTGGGTCAAAAAATTGCTTGTCTTTATCGCCAAAACCAGCTCCTGGACCACCGTGTAAAAAAATTACAGGAATCCCTTTTGGATTTCCATATAATTCAAAATAAAGTTCGTGTCCGTGAGAAACAGGGAAATATCCCGATTTATAGGATTTAATATTTTTTTCTGATGTCATCTGTTGTTTTGCTTGAAAATTTGTGTTTAAAAAGATAAAGATACGGGTTTTGCTAGTTT encodes:
- a CDS encoding phospholipase D family protein — its product is MFINNAKCDIYIGKAAGKHLISDIQNAKKSIKIVSPYLSASLVKELIKLKAKKLNIELITSDNIEDFKNDSDKNIRKLIVQNKKKKGLSAKRWQAISQIIIFSIIGVLMTMLFAFYETENPLISIGFIPVIILCFVYRSFSKKITLKNTYRYSQLFPFKVYISPYKSKLSDSFIHSKIYIIDDKIAYVGSLNFTVSGLKNNYETSVRTKDSSAIKEIKKEFNQLFHHANLHEKDIQLWGAELYENKTTKNNPKKTA
- a CDS encoding tRNA-binding protein is translated as MQKNTSLTWDDFTKVEMRIGTIISADIFKEVKKPAYKMHIDFGEFGIKKTSAQITKLYTPEELIGNQIVAVTNFPEKQIANIMSQCLVLGAIGDNKEVTLISADKNIKNGTRIG
- the yidD gene encoding membrane protein insertion efficiency factor YidD produces the protein MKKILTYPFILLVRFYQTAISPFTPASCRYSPTCSGYTIEALQKHGVFYGGYLALKRIFSCHPWGGSGYDPVPEKSVSKKENK
- a CDS encoding DUF885 domain-containing protein, with translation MKKIFLSVVAAATFLTSCKEEKQTNTQAVNQQKITNVKNTAFNTLLNQYNEGKLKLNPINATNAGDNRFNDQFPNTLSEAYQQKNTAFYTDFKTKLTKFKDTDLSESEQMSKAVLAWDCDMALAQNSFKNDALMPINQMWTINLTMGTFGSGSGAQPFKTVKDYQNWLGRLDGYYNWLETAIKNMQQGIKEGYVLPASLIKKVIPQFKTLAQATTTEHLFYTPISNFPSDFSDDDKKKLTKSYTNMLEAKLIPSFKLMHTFLQTDYLKAGRKTSGIDAIPNGKAYYAHAIKNYTTTQMTADQIHQLGLSEVARILSEMEKIKEQVGFKGSLKEFFDDVRSNKKLMPYTTPKQIIDNFNAIHAKMKPQLKKLFGNKPKTPFVVKQTEKFREASASAEYNAGSLDGTRPGVFYTPIPDATKYNVFSDEALFLHEAIPGHHYQISLTQENQDLPEFRKTLWYSAYGEGWALYTENLGKELGLYTDPYQYFGMLGMEMHRAIRLVVDTGMHTKGWSREKAIQYSLDNEAEGEASIISEIERYMANPGQALSYKIGQLKIRELRAKAKQELGAKFDIREFHNQVLETGCIPLALLENKINKWIIVTK
- the cysS gene encoding cysteine--tRNA ligase translates to MKLYQENQLKVYNSLSKSKELFKTVNDGYVGMYVCGPTVYSNAHLGNVRTFMFFDVVYRYLLHLGYKVRYVRNITDAGHLENDADEGEDRISKKARLEEIEPMEVVQKYTVDFHDVLKNYNFLPPSIEPTATGHIVEQIEMIKEIIEKGFAYEINGSVYFDVLKYNETGNYGILSGRNIEDAIHNTRVLDGQSDKKNPQDFALWKKADERHIMRWPSPWSDGFPGWHLECSVMSTKYLGEKFDIHGGGMDLKFPHHECEIAQSQTCSGVTPVNYWMHTNMLLLNSQKMAKSTGNFILPNEILTGENDVLPKAFSASVVRFFNMQANYRSILDFSGEALEASEKGHSKLMEAVNFLEKIEAGSSSTFDVQKWKKDCYNAMNDDFNTPVLISHLFEAVKTINQIKENNASLTQADLLEFTTTLNAFVFDVLGLMNQVTQGASSDKVNGVVELLIKLRKEARENKDWALSDQIRDELLALGVQLKDGKDGTSFSIN
- the lgt gene encoding prolipoprotein diacylglyceryl transferase, coding for MNFLSIVWDLDPEIIKIGSFGIRWYSLMFVAVFVLGLHLMKKIFINDNIAVEKLDPLFMYVFVSMLVGMRLGDVFFYSWDYYQHHLLEIFLPMKEQEGASTLFGLIKGWRFTGFTGFASHGAAIGIPIALYFYAKKHLQKSWLFILDRLGIIVALAGFFIRLGNFFNSEIYGKPTGSTFGVIFKRAGETVACHPTQLYEAFSYLALFFALWHFYWKTDKKKQEGFLFGLFMVVLWSLRFFIEFLKKAQVDSREDWVLNSLNTGQVLSIPLVLIGVWLMFRKSK
- the pip gene encoding prolyl aminopeptidase, giving the protein MTSEKNIKSYKSGYFPVSHGHELYFELYGNPKGIPVIFLHGGPGAGFGDKDKQFFDPERYNVLFFDQRGTSKSKPFGSIENNTTQLLLQDINALLDYVNFDKVYVFGGSWGSTLSLVYAIHHPERVLGLIIRGIWLANTYAFDHYIGGGIKEFFPDVWNRFNKLVPKGENPVDYYLKMMTCDDEEISNKYAYEWAYYEMSFYTINKITDTEEVLKTFSYKSMAILEAHYIKNNCFISEDFIMNNIDKIKDIKTAIVHGRYDFICTPVQAFRLHDALNNSKLNIENAGHSSSDEQNKIALISELKRITS
- a CDS encoding TIGR01777 family oxidoreductase, translating into MTKVLITGGTGLVGKQLQQVFKELNIDVAILSRNPKKENEFKWDISKKYIDKKAFENVTHIIHLAGAGIADKRWTIQRKEIIINSRVASANLLFNSVKELNIPLKGFISASGIGYYGAVTSGQVFTETDAPQNDFISKVCVEWEKSANQFNTLNIPVTILRTGVVLSKFGGALSKINTPLFLASLGNGTQYMPWIHIDDLCNLYVKATQKNEFTGIYNAVAPEHQTNKSFTKTLGKTIKKPMLFLNAPAFVLKFILGEMACILLKGSRVSAKKTAKKYAFKYPDLKSALFAIYQKNK
- a CDS encoding DUF2459 domain-containing protein; this encodes MKLGKKIIKWILSFLLIPITYIIISLILSSITVNRILNNESAEKLIYLNTNGVHLDIVIPIENIDSLVLSGIKHEKSEKYLSFGWGDGNFYINTPTLSDLTFSNAFRALFLKSSTLMHVTRYKQKRSDWIEIKVNHSELQKLNSYLLNTFEINENGMKMILENKGYSSRDNFYRSKGSYSCFKTCNSWVNIGFKETGLKSCLWTPFDFGLLNKYQ